The Shewanella sp. MTB7 genome includes a window with the following:
- the asnB gene encoding asparagine synthase B: MCSIFAILDIKSDSMPLRQVALEMSKLMRHRGPDWSGIYNCDKAILAHERLAIVDIEHGAQPLLSENENIILAVNGEIYNHKELKAELGDKYSYRTNSDCEVILALYQEYGTEFLDKLNGIFAFVLYDKAKDCYLIGRDHIGIIPLYTGLDSEGNFYVASEMKALMPVCKTIEEFKPGHYMISDKSSSDGYVQYYQRDWREFEAVKDNPASIDDLREALEASIKRQLMSDVPYGVLLSGGLDSSIISAITQTFAKRRIEDDGESGAWWPQLHSFAVGLDGAPDLIAAKKVADAIGTIHHEITFTFQDGIDAIKDVIYHLETYDVTTIRAATPMYLMARKIKAMGIKMVLSGEGADELFGGYLYFHKAPNAQAFHEELVRKLDKLHLFDCLRANKAMAAWGLEARVPFLDKEFIDVAMRINPEAKMSKDGKIEKHILRQAFEHKLPKEVAWRQKEQFSDGVGYSWIDGLKELAAEKVDNLKLVNAKYKFPYNTPETKEAYYYRCFFEEYFPLSSAAETVPGGKSVACSTPEALAWDISLQGIIDPSGRAVQSVHESAY; the protein is encoded by the coding sequence ATGTGTTCAATATTCGCCATTTTAGATATAAAATCAGACTCAATGCCTCTACGCCAAGTGGCGCTGGAAATGTCTAAACTGATGCGTCATCGCGGTCCTGATTGGTCTGGTATCTACAACTGTGATAAAGCTATTCTTGCCCATGAGCGACTCGCTATCGTTGATATTGAACATGGTGCTCAACCCCTACTTAGTGAGAATGAGAACATCATTCTTGCCGTTAACGGTGAAATTTATAACCATAAAGAACTCAAAGCTGAGTTAGGTGATAAATACAGTTATCGAACTAACTCTGACTGTGAAGTGATCTTGGCTTTGTATCAGGAATATGGCACCGAATTTTTGGATAAACTCAACGGTATTTTTGCTTTCGTTTTATACGACAAGGCCAAAGATTGCTACCTGATTGGCCGTGACCACATTGGTATTATTCCTCTCTATACAGGTCTAGATTCCGAAGGTAACTTCTATGTTGCCTCTGAAATGAAAGCGCTTATGCCAGTGTGTAAGACCATTGAGGAATTCAAGCCAGGGCATTACATGATTAGTGATAAAAGTAGCTCTGATGGTTATGTCCAGTATTACCAACGAGATTGGAGAGAGTTCGAGGCAGTGAAAGATAACCCTGCTAGTATCGATGATCTAAGAGAGGCATTAGAAGCTTCAATAAAGCGTCAGCTAATGTCTGATGTACCTTATGGCGTATTACTCTCTGGCGGTTTAGATTCATCAATTATCTCAGCAATCACTCAAACATTCGCTAAGCGTCGTATTGAAGATGATGGTGAAAGCGGCGCTTGGTGGCCACAACTTCACTCATTTGCCGTGGGCCTTGATGGAGCACCAGATTTAATTGCAGCTAAAAAAGTCGCCGATGCCATAGGCACTATCCATCACGAGATCACCTTTACTTTTCAAGATGGAATCGATGCGATTAAAGATGTAATCTATCACCTTGAAACTTATGATGTAACCACCATACGTGCTGCAACGCCTATGTATTTAATGGCGAGAAAGATTAAGGCTATGGGGATCAAGATGGTGTTGTCTGGTGAAGGTGCTGATGAGCTATTTGGCGGCTACCTTTATTTCCATAAAGCACCCAATGCTCAGGCGTTTCATGAGGAATTGGTGCGTAAACTCGACAAGCTCCACTTGTTTGATTGCCTACGAGCCAATAAGGCGATGGCTGCTTGGGGCTTAGAGGCTCGTGTTCCCTTCCTTGATAAGGAGTTTATTGATGTGGCAATGCGCATCAATCCAGAAGCTAAGATGTCTAAAGATGGCAAAATTGAGAAGCATATTCTACGTCAAGCCTTTGAGCATAAGTTACCCAAAGAGGTGGCTTGGCGTCAAAAAGAGCAGTTCAGCGATGGTGTCGGTTACTCTTGGATCGATGGTTTAAAAGAATTAGCCGCTGAGAAAGTGGATAATCTAAAACTGGTCAATGCCAAATACAAATTCCCATACAACACTCCAGAGACTAAAGAAGCCTACTATTACCGTTGTTTCTTCGAAGAATACTTCCCACTTTCGAGTGCAGCAGAAACAGTACCGGGAGGAAAATCAGTGGCATGTTCAACCCCAGAAGCATTAGCCTGGGATATTAGTTTACAGGGAATTATAGAC